The Flavobacterium sp. 123 genome contains a region encoding:
- a CDS encoding alpha/beta fold hydrolase, translated as MQNKDIATQKIAYGNNPQAGHYVQAKDAKIYYEVYGKGQPVVVLHGGLFGSTIEMGRIIDSLSVNFQVIAISTRGHGKSEIGTEPVTLEQRASDVLTVINEVTKEKVMLLGFSDGGYTAYKFGSMYPEKVKKMIVIGAGVLYPRLRDFNINFNQAMELDADYWAQQRALMPEPNRLKEVFQQIATCYGQLTVGAELLGAIQCPVLVMAGDRDESNSVQNVLNAALLIPNHQLAIIPNAGHPAFIINFNVTWAGIAPFINEK; from the coding sequence ATGCAAAATAAGGACATAGCAACACAGAAAATCGCCTATGGAAATAATCCACAAGCAGGACATTATGTGCAAGCAAAGGACGCGAAAATTTATTATGAAGTGTACGGCAAAGGGCAACCCGTTGTAGTGTTACATGGTGGATTGTTTGGATCAACTATTGAAATGGGAAGAATAATAGACAGTCTTTCCGTTAACTTTCAGGTGATAGCAATTTCTACTCGTGGACATGGAAAATCTGAAATAGGTACTGAACCAGTAACATTGGAACAAAGAGCAAGTGATGTCTTGACAGTAATCAATGAAGTAACTAAAGAAAAAGTGATGCTTCTTGGGTTTAGTGATGGAGGTTATACGGCATATAAATTTGGCTCGATGTATCCTGAAAAAGTAAAGAAAATGATTGTAATAGGGGCGGGGGTTTTGTATCCAAGGTTGAGAGATTTTAATATTAACTTCAATCAAGCAATGGAATTGGATGCTGATTATTGGGCACAACAGCGAGCCTTAATGCCTGAGCCAAATCGATTAAAAGAGGTGTTTCAGCAGATAGCAACTTGCTATGGACAGCTGACCGTTGGAGCTGAATTATTAGGCGCTATCCAATGTCCTGTTTTAGTAATGGCCGGCGATCGAGATGAGAGCAATTCGGTTCAAAACGTACTAAATGCAGCATTGTTAATTCCCAATCATCAGTTAGCGATTATTCCTAATGCTGGTCATCCTGCTTTCATTATTAATTTTAATGTAACTTGGGCTGGTATAGCTCCTTTTATAAATGAAAAGTAA
- the rseP gene encoding RIP metalloprotease RseP gives MDIVIKLSQFLLSLSLLIILHELGHFIPAKLFKTRVEKFYLFFDVKYSLLKKKIGETEYGIGWLPLGGYVKISGMIDESMDKEQMALPPQPWEFRSKPAWQRLIIMLGGVTVNFILAFIIYIGMAFAYGDMFIANVDLKDGLLIDNPAMQKAGFQTGDKIISIDGEKVIKFDNDMNMKIIMAKQVLIERNGVEQAVKMPVDFVDQLSKLEKGPLVSIRMPFVIGTIPEESLNKALQPKDIIVALNGQKTKYFDEAKTILANSKNKTISATVLRDQKEIQVPVVVNKEGKLVVQQGGYSIESLEKLGYYKVSKQEFGFFESIPVGIEKGKDQLVGYGKQLKMIFNPETKAYKQVGGFAAIFNIFPNTWSWEVFWNITALLSIMLGVMNLLPIPALDGGHVMFLLYEIISGKKPSDKFLENAQMVGFVLLITLLLFANGNDIYKAIVGK, from the coding sequence ATGGATATTGTTATCAAGCTTTCACAATTTTTATTGAGTTTATCATTACTGATTATTCTTCATGAGTTAGGACATTTCATTCCTGCTAAATTATTCAAAACTAGAGTTGAAAAATTCTATTTGTTTTTTGATGTAAAATATTCTCTTCTAAAAAAGAAAATTGGCGAAACTGAATACGGTATCGGTTGGTTGCCACTTGGTGGTTACGTGAAAATTTCCGGAATGATTGATGAAAGCATGGACAAGGAACAAATGGCATTGCCTCCACAACCTTGGGAATTTCGTTCTAAACCAGCTTGGCAACGTTTGATTATTATGTTAGGTGGGGTTACGGTGAATTTTATTTTGGCATTTATTATTTATATCGGAATGGCTTTTGCTTATGGCGATATGTTTATTGCTAATGTTGATTTGAAAGATGGACTTTTGATTGATAATCCAGCGATGCAAAAAGCAGGTTTTCAAACAGGAGATAAAATTATTTCTATTGATGGCGAAAAAGTAATCAAGTTTGATAATGATATGAACATGAAAATCATCATGGCTAAGCAAGTCTTGATTGAAAGAAATGGGGTAGAACAAGCTGTAAAAATGCCTGTTGATTTTGTAGATCAATTATCTAAACTTGAAAAAGGACCTTTGGTTTCTATTAGAATGCCGTTTGTGATTGGCACCATTCCAGAAGAATCTCTAAATAAAGCATTACAGCCAAAAGATATTATCGTTGCTTTAAATGGGCAAAAAACTAAATATTTTGACGAAGCTAAAACTATTTTAGCCAATAGTAAAAACAAAACGATTTCAGCAACGGTTTTAAGAGATCAAAAAGAAATTCAAGTTCCTGTTGTGGTGAATAAAGAAGGGAAGTTAGTTGTTCAACAAGGAGGATACAGTATAGAATCTTTAGAAAAACTAGGGTATTATAAAGTTAGCAAACAAGAATTTGGGTTTTTTGAATCCATTCCTGTAGGAATAGAAAAGGGGAAAGACCAATTAGTAGGATATGGAAAGCAATTAAAAATGATTTTCAATCCTGAGACTAAAGCCTATAAACAAGTAGGTGGTTTTGCAGCAATTTTTAATATTTTTCCTAATACTTGGAGCTGGGAAGTTTTCTGGAATATCACGGCTTTATTGTCAATTATGCTTGGTGTAATGAACTTATTGCCAATTCCTGCTCTTGATGGAGGTCATGTAATGTTTTTATTATATGAAATTATCAGTGGTAAGAAACCAAGTGATAAATTCCTAGAGAATGCACAAATGGTTGGTTTCGTATTACTTATCACGCTCTTATTATTTGCAAACGGAAATGATATTTATAAGGCAATTGTTGGGAAGTAA
- a CDS encoding DinB family protein produces MKKIVLLLTLILSVGNLTAQTATDDIVKDWERAKAYTKEYLDAMPESGYAFKPTKEMRSFSGQVLHLSDAIYGFVGSATDEKPPVSFGDLEKSGDENKASVTSKVMAAYDFAINAIKKYPNSKLGERIKLFGQFDLSREQVLNKCFEHQTHHRAQTTVYLRLVGATPSTEKLF; encoded by the coding sequence ATGAAAAAGATTGTATTACTTCTGACATTAATTTTATCTGTGGGTAATTTGACCGCACAAACAGCAACAGATGATATCGTTAAAGACTGGGAAAGAGCTAAAGCATATACTAAAGAATATTTGGATGCCATGCCTGAAAGTGGATATGCATTTAAACCAACAAAAGAAATGCGTTCTTTTTCGGGTCAAGTTTTACACTTAAGTGATGCAATATATGGTTTTGTAGGTTCAGCTACGGATGAAAAACCGCCTGTAAGTTTTGGAGATTTAGAAAAATCTGGTGACGAAAACAAAGCGAGTGTTACTAGTAAAGTAATGGCTGCTTATGATTTTGCCATCAATGCCATTAAAAAATATCCTAATAGTAAACTTGGAGAACGCATTAAACTTTTTGGTCAATTTGACCTAAGCAGAGAGCAGGTTTTAAACAAGTGTTTTGAACATCAAACCCATCATAGAGCGCAAACAACGGTTTATTTGAGATTAGTGGGCGCTACACCTTCAACCGAAAAATTGTTTTAA
- a CDS encoding helix-turn-helix domain-containing protein encodes MRYIENPHDCPVTRAMSIFGGKWKPIILNCIGDSSLRFGKLNQLMPAISNKVLSNELKELEALGLIERTAFTESSQRVEYTLSNSGKSLMPVLYEIASWGNSNEAKKIVSEMIK; translated from the coding sequence ATGAGATATATAGAAAACCCTCATGATTGCCCAGTAACTAGAGCAATGTCTATTTTTGGTGGAAAATGGAAACCAATAATATTGAATTGTATTGGTGATAGTTCTTTGCGTTTTGGAAAACTAAACCAATTAATGCCTGCCATTTCTAACAAGGTACTCTCTAATGAATTAAAAGAGTTAGAAGCGCTTGGATTAATTGAAAGAACAGCGTTTACAGAAAGCTCTCAAAGAGTAGAATATACATTATCTAATTCCGGGAAAAGTTTGATGCCTGTGCTATATGAAATTGCAAGCTGGGGCAATTCAAATGAAGCTAAAAAAATTGTTTCGGAAATGATTAAGTAG
- a CDS encoding sugar O-acetyltransferase: protein MDIFKRMLAGGIIPNDDPEMGNVWEIVSQTIEWSAQLNTSTSIHQIREVLSKIIGKQISENTTVFVPFYTNFGRHIQLGKNVFINHGCSFLDLGGITIEDDVLIGPKVNLITENHPIDPRKRKNLDLKSIVIKKNVWIGANATILPGVTIGENSIVAAGAVVNKDVPSNVIVGGVPAKIIKSI from the coding sequence ATGGATATTTTTAAAAGAATGTTAGCCGGTGGAATTATTCCAAATGATGATCCTGAAATGGGGAATGTTTGGGAGATTGTTTCGCAAACAATTGAATGGTCAGCACAGTTGAACACATCAACAAGTATTCATCAAATACGCGAGGTTTTGTCAAAAATTATTGGAAAACAAATCAGTGAAAACACAACTGTTTTTGTTCCATTTTACACCAATTTTGGAAGACACATTCAGCTAGGTAAAAATGTTTTTATAAACCACGGATGTTCTTTTTTGGACTTGGGAGGCATTACAATTGAAGATGATGTGTTAATTGGTCCTAAAGTAAATTTAATTACAGAAAATCACCCAATAGACCCTAGAAAGAGAAAAAATCTTGACTTAAAATCTATCGTTATAAAAAAGAATGTTTGGATTGGAGCTAATGCAACTATTTTGCCAGGCGTAACTATTGGTGAAAATTCTATAGTGGCAGCAGGAGCGGTTGTAAATAAGGATGTTCCAAGTAATGTAATTGTTGGGGGAGTACCTGCTAAAATAATCAAGTCAATATAA
- a CDS encoding AraC family transcriptional regulator, giving the protein MAENKQNPTASSIISNDSLGQFNVFRLEPFLKQNNKPTAFRTRDYFKITLVKGSGVFHYADKSVAIDKQAITFSNPQIPYCWEQRDKIINGFFCIFTADFFNQFGSINQYEIFKANGKHIFELTPDNFDVASSIYEKMFDEIENDYVYKYDVLRNMVFELIHLAMKLEPSKNFENIKMDSSSRISSLFLELLERQFPIDERNQKINLRFASEFANQLSIHVNHLNRAVKATMQKTTTQLISQRLIQEAKSLLKNSNWNVSEIAYSLGFEETPNFNDFFKKNVGQTPLKYRNV; this is encoded by the coding sequence ATGGCAGAAAATAAACAAAACCCAACTGCTTCAAGCATAATTTCGAACGATTCTTTAGGACAGTTTAATGTCTTTCGACTAGAGCCTTTTCTTAAGCAAAATAACAAACCAACAGCTTTTCGAACAAGAGATTATTTTAAAATTACTTTGGTTAAAGGAAGTGGTGTTTTTCATTATGCTGACAAAAGTGTGGCTATTGATAAACAAGCCATTACTTTTTCTAATCCACAAATTCCCTATTGTTGGGAACAACGAGATAAAATAATAAATGGGTTTTTCTGTATTTTTACAGCTGATTTTTTCAATCAATTTGGTAGTATCAATCAATATGAAATTTTTAAAGCAAATGGGAAACATATTTTTGAATTAACTCCAGATAATTTTGATGTTGCTTCCTCCATCTATGAAAAAATGTTTGATGAAATAGAGAATGACTATGTTTACAAATATGATGTTTTGCGAAACATGGTTTTTGAACTTATTCATTTGGCTATGAAATTAGAGCCTTCTAAAAACTTTGAAAATATTAAAATGGATTCTTCTAGTCGAATTTCTTCCTTGTTTTTAGAACTTTTAGAACGCCAATTTCCAATAGATGAAAGGAATCAAAAAATAAACTTGCGTTTTGCATCTGAGTTTGCAAATCAATTATCCATTCATGTCAATCATTTGAATAGAGCGGTTAAAGCAACAATGCAAAAAACAACAACGCAACTAATTTCACAACGATTAATTCAAGAGGCTAAATCGTTATTGAAAAACAGTAATTGGAACGTCTCTGAAATAGCGTATTCATTAGGTTTTGAAGAAACGCCCAACTTTAATGATTTTTTCAAGAAGAATGTGGGACAAACTCCCCTTAAATATAGAAATGTTTGA
- a CDS encoding NADH:flavin oxidoreductase/NADH oxidase, with protein sequence MSSQLFSSLPIKSIVLKNRITISPMCQYSAKDGFANDWHLVHLGSRASGGAGLIIQEATAVAPEGRISPEDLGLWNDNQIEKLLTINQFIISQNSIPGIQLAHAGRKASVSAPWIGNKKLDENQGGWETVAPSAIAYHSDEKKPVALDKTGIQKVISDFKSATKRALKAGFQVLEIHAAHGYLLHQFLSPLSNFRTDEYGGPFENRIRLLLEVLEAVQSEWPKNLPLFVRISATDWADGGWNIDESVQLSKILKEKGVDLIDVSSGGLVSHQQISLGPNYQVPFAEKIKKETGILTGAVGLITEAIQAEEIISSGKADLVLFARESLRNPNLALNFAKELSATISWPKQYERAKI encoded by the coding sequence ATGTCTTCACAATTATTTTCTTCCTTACCAATAAAAAGCATTGTCCTAAAAAACAGAATCACCATATCTCCAATGTGCCAATATTCTGCCAAAGATGGTTTTGCTAATGATTGGCATTTAGTTCATCTTGGTAGTCGTGCAAGTGGCGGCGCAGGATTAATCATTCAAGAAGCTACAGCTGTTGCTCCCGAAGGGCGAATTTCGCCAGAAGATTTGGGTCTTTGGAATGATAACCAAATTGAAAAATTACTAACTATAAACCAATTTATTATTAGTCAAAATTCAATTCCCGGAATTCAATTGGCGCATGCCGGTCGAAAAGCTAGCGTTTCAGCTCCTTGGATTGGAAATAAAAAATTAGACGAAAATCAAGGTGGCTGGGAAACCGTTGCGCCAAGTGCTATTGCGTATCATTCGGATGAAAAAAAACCTGTAGCTTTAGACAAAACGGGCATTCAAAAAGTGATTTCCGATTTCAAATCAGCTACCAAAAGAGCGCTTAAGGCAGGTTTTCAGGTCTTAGAAATTCATGCAGCACATGGTTATTTGCTTCACCAATTTCTTTCTCCATTATCTAATTTCAGAACGGATGAATATGGCGGACCTTTTGAAAACCGAATTCGTTTGCTGTTAGAAGTCCTAGAAGCCGTACAATCAGAATGGCCAAAAAATCTTCCTTTATTTGTAAGAATATCAGCAACAGATTGGGCGGATGGTGGCTGGAATATTGATGAATCCGTTCAACTTTCAAAAATTCTAAAAGAAAAAGGAGTTGATTTAATAGATGTTTCTTCGGGCGGATTAGTTTCGCATCAACAAATTTCATTAGGGCCAAATTACCAAGTTCCTTTTGCAGAAAAAATCAAAAAAGAAACTGGAATTTTAACTGGTGCAGTAGGTTTAATCACCGAAGCTATTCAAGCAGAAGAAATCATCAGCAGCGGCAAAGCAGATTTAGTTTTATTTGCCAGAGAATCCTTGAGAAATCCAAATTTAGCCTTGAATTTTGCCAAAGAACTTAGCGCAACTATTTCGTGGCCAAAACAATATGAAAGAGCAAAAATATAA